The sequence ATTGGTGAAACGACACAAATCGGTGCCGATGTGGAGTCAATGATATAGGCTAGTTTTGCACGTGAAATTTTGTGGCGATCCGTAATGGGTCTCGAAACCTGTCCTACAGCAAGGGCGTTAAAATAGTCATCAATAAAAATTATGATACCTAAAACGGCTGCAAGAAGCTGTGCCCCTTTTCTCGTTTTCACACGTTTCATAGCCCATTCACCAAATGCGCGGCTACCGCCGGAAATGTTCACAAACGCCGTGATCACACCAAGAATAAGTAAGAAGAAAATAATATAGACATTCCAGGTGTTGAGTGCTCCATCTGCGACAAAGATGCCTTTAAAGGCGTCCCACATAAAGCTGAATGTTTTTGTAATTGAGAAATCTGCTAACAGAAAGGCAGACGCAACGATTCCTACTCCGAGTGAAAGTAGAACCCGTCTCGTAAGTATAACCATAAGAATGGCTAAAAGGGGTGGTAATAGTGAGTAAATCGTGTTTTCCATAGTGTCCTCCTCCTATTTGATAGGGGGGAACCATCGTAGCATGACAGAGGATAATAAAAAAAGGCAACGATAGAGAAACTATCATTACCTTAGTAAGTAATTTAAGTGCTCCATCACGATCTGTAGCTCCCCATTATAGAGATTCCCCTATAATGACAGTGTTATCCTTCTTCAAGATAACCCCAGCAAATACACCTTCGACATGCATATTTACTTCGGCAAAAGTTCCCTTTCATCTGTTCTCCCAGTTGTCATCCTCAAACAGCATACTCTTGAACCCTGCGCCTCTACCCCATCGGACTGATGATGTGGTGTGTTATTAAATTTTCTTTATTAATATAACAAACTATCATTCTTTTGACAACTTTTTTTCCTGACTAATTTGTGGGAATTTCAATGGATGGGCTGGATTCACCTCCACCATTGTTATAAAACTGTGGTACATCCAGGTGAACGGTACCCATGGCAACCAGGATATCCTGCTTGATGGTTTCCGTTTTCGTTGCAAATGGAATGATGATCTGGACATTGACTTCAAGCTCGACAAACACTTTTACAACAGCATTATTGATCCCAAATTGCTCTACTGTCGTTTTAATATCGGAACGGACATCCCCGATCGAATGAAAGCGAATGGGCACTTTTGGACCCAGATTACCGAGTAACACGTTGTTGGTCGCCTGACCAAGAGGCACCGAGTAAGTGATGCCCTTCGCTGCTTTAGATTTCCCTTCATCGATTTCCACTTCGGTAATAAATTCCAGGTTTTCTAAATTTCCTTCCTCTGCTTCCTGCAGGTTTTGCTGTACTAAGTTTGTGATTTCTGCCTGAACCCGGTTGATTGTCTGAGTATTGTATTTAAATGAGACAATATCGCCTTCTGTATTCTTCACTTCTTCCGTTATATCCGAAATATCAAGAACATCGGCAATTTTTTTGTTAATTGCTTTATTGATAACTAACGTACCGATCCTGCTGGTCTGGGTCTCAGCATAAGCAAGAAGTGTCGGTTTTAAACCTTTATTAATGATCCACAACCCGAATCCAGTAGATATCATAAAGAATAGAATCGTAATGATCATCACATATCGAAAAGGTAGCGGCCCTCCTCTTCGGGGTTTGTATGTTTTAAACTTTGACAAAAAAATCCCCCCTTACAAGCTATTTGTATGCACAGTAAGAGGGGTTTAACGCAAAAAAATTATTTAATTTTTAGAGATTGGGGTTCATAATCCGGGTCAAACCCGGTAATCACCTTATCTAATTCCGTGCTTAAATCAATGGGATAAGGGGTTTGTAATTCCTGTCCGTCTTCTTCGATGATCCGAATCACCGGTCGATCCGTTACCCCTTTATTTTGATCTGTCACTATTCCTTTTCGGCCATCATTCAGCTCCACAACCATCCCATTTGGATAGATGGCAACAGAAGACCTGAAGGCTCCGATTACATTTGTATCAAACAGGGTGCCGCTGCCTGCATATAATACCTCCAACGCTTGATGTGGAAGCATGGCTTTCCGATACACACGATTAGACGTCATGGCGTCAAATACATCCGCCACTGCAATGATTTTTGCAAACGGATGAATATCCTCGCCTTTGATTCCCCGTGGATAACCGGATCCATCAAGCCTCTCATGATGCTGATAAGCGCAATGAGCAATGATCAAAGACACAGAATGAAGCTGTCTCAGAATCTCAAAGCCGTGTTCAGAATGCTTCTTAATTTCAGAGAACTCGCCTTCTGTCAGCTTACCTGGCTTCAATAGAATCTCCTCTGGTACCAGCATCTTACCGATATCATGCAAAATCGCTCCCACCCCTAACTGCTCGAGCTGTTTAGCAGAGAGCTTAAGTTCAAGACCAATTGAGAGCGTATACAATGTAACATTAAATGAATGATGAAAAATATAGGAATCATATGTGAAAACATCTGTCAAAATGGTTAGGAGATCATGATTTGCCTTTACTTCAGACAAGACTACATCAATCACCTGCTTCAATTGCTTAGCACTATCTTCAATCATGAGCGCACTTGGCGCCGTTTTCGATGCGCTTAATTGATTAAAGGCCATTTCAATATTGTTTACAGCTTGCTGTCTCACTTTATTCGAAACGGTCCCATTTACATGGATTCCGCTCGAAAGCGAGTCTTCAATATAGACATACTGAATACTAAGCTCCTGCAATCTATAAATCATGCGTTCTGTTATCGGAACGTTATCATGAATTAAAGCTTGACCTCTCATATTATATACGGTTGTAGCTAGAACCATGCCCGGTTTCAAAGCCCTAGTTGATATAAGCCTCATAGAATTCTCCTATGTAATTCTTTCATTTTTCGACAAAATTTCCTAGTATCTCCATTATAAAGGATAAAAACGTTCTTGCAAGGTGTATTTCCTTGTATATTGTTAATTATTCATGAAAGAATATTGATGGTGTCCTCCGACACCAAAACAAAAACCAGCGCCCTCAAAAGAGCAACTGGTCCTTCTTGACACTTATATCA is a genomic window of Rossellomorea sp. y25 containing:
- the yunB gene encoding sporulation protein YunB; amino-acid sequence: MSKFKTYKPRRGGPLPFRYVMIITILFFMISTGFGLWIINKGLKPTLLAYAETQTSRIGTLVINKAINKKIADVLDISDITEEVKNTEGDIVSFKYNTQTINRVQAEITNLVQQNLQEAEEGNLENLEFITEVEIDEGKSKAAKGITYSVPLGQATNNVLLGNLGPKVPIRFHSIGDVRSDIKTTVEQFGINNAVVKVFVELEVNVQIIIPFATKTETIKQDILVAMGTVHLDVPQFYNNGGGESSPSIEIPTN
- a CDS encoding HD-GYP domain-containing protein, which translates into the protein MRLISTRALKPGMVLATTVYNMRGQALIHDNVPITERMIYRLQELSIQYVYIEDSLSSGIHVNGTVSNKVRQQAVNNIEMAFNQLSASKTAPSALMIEDSAKQLKQVIDVVLSEVKANHDLLTILTDVFTYDSYIFHHSFNVTLYTLSIGLELKLSAKQLEQLGVGAILHDIGKMLVPEEILLKPGKLTEGEFSEIKKHSEHGFEILRQLHSVSLIIAHCAYQHHERLDGSGYPRGIKGEDIHPFAKIIAVADVFDAMTSNRVYRKAMLPHQALEVLYAGSGTLFDTNVIGAFRSSVAIYPNGMVVELNDGRKGIVTDQNKGVTDRPVIRIIEEDGQELQTPYPIDLSTELDKVITGFDPDYEPQSLKIK